One genomic window of Calorimonas adulescens includes the following:
- a CDS encoding VRR-NUC domain-containing protein, whose product MREKDIEQYLRNKVREFGGRAYKFISPGSAGVPDRLVLFPGGRMAFVELKAPGEKSTPLQKAQQEKIRALGFPVYVIDSKEKVDAFIYQHAGVVVK is encoded by the coding sequence ATGAGAGAAAAAGATATCGAACAATATTTACGAAATAAGGTAAGAGAGTTCGGAGGCAGAGCATATAAATTTATCTCTCCAGGCAGTGCAGGGGTGCCTGACAGACTGGTGCTGTTTCCTGGAGGTCGTATGGCCTTTGTGGAATTGAAAGCGCCGGGAGAAAAATCCACACCTTTACAAAAGGCGCAGCAGGAAAAAATCCGAGCTTTGGGGTTTCCAGTATATGTGATTGACAGCAAAGAAAAAGTAGATGCTTTTATTTATCAGCATGCGGGAGTGGTTGTGAAGTGA